In Brevibacillus brevis NBRC 100599, a single genomic region encodes these proteins:
- a CDS encoding M67 family metallopeptidase — translation MKNPAWLGDPFAIKNNKIFLTKKVAKRLLAEAQEAFPYEYSALLAGHGATITAYVPMPNSPDKHVFAWDGATFLQALQHIRKNNIQWLGVLHTHPHTPPIPSARDIAGWHYPTLSYWIVGLASAQPAWRVYQWVQDGNSGSFEARDYTLIEAACDDEETTGSSPPKNS, via the coding sequence ATGAAAAATCCCGCTTGGTTGGGTGACCCCTTTGCGATTAAGAATAACAAAATATTCCTAACGAAAAAAGTAGCGAAACGCCTCCTGGCCGAAGCACAAGAGGCGTTTCCTTATGAGTATTCTGCTTTGCTCGCAGGTCATGGAGCAACGATTACTGCCTATGTACCGATGCCCAACTCACCTGACAAGCATGTGTTCGCTTGGGATGGGGCAACATTTCTTCAAGCCTTGCAGCACATTCGCAAGAACAATATTCAATGGTTAGGTGTCTTGCATACACACCCCCATACACCGCCAATCCCTTCTGCACGCGACATAGCTGGCTGGCATTATCCTACGCTTAGCTATTGGATTGTGGGACTCGCATCCGCCCAGCCAGCATGGCGTGTTTATCAATGGGTACAGGATGGAAATAGCGGGTCATTTGAAGCACGTGACTACACACTGATAGAAGCGGCTTGTGACGATGAGGAAACCACCGGTTCTTCTCCCCCAAAAAACTCTTGA
- a CDS encoding aspartate kinase, translated as MKVAKFGGTSLANAEQIKKVCQIVMADRDRRLIVVSAPGKRNKEDTKVTDLLIAYAERSLAGEPTEEAKQAIFLRYREIVADLGLSAEIGQAIEAELEEVLANKAGLSTERFMDAVKAAGEDTCAKVVARYLQSLGEVATYINPKDAGMLVTDEASNAHILPEAYAKLATLREREGIVIFPGFFGYSRAGDLVTFSRGGSDITGSILAAAVEAEVYENFTDVDSVYVVNPNLIANPKKVTEITYREMRELSYSGFSVFHEEALIPAYQADIPVCIKNTNNPSAPGTMIVAERGAATNGVSGIASDGGFCSIYVSKYLMNREIGFGRKLLQILEEEELSYEHTPSGIDNISVILRERDLTEEKEQRIVERIRRELFADDVAVQHSLALVMIVGEGMRQSVGTTARATTALAAAKINLEMINQGSSEVSMMFGVKAEEADRAVIALYQEFFGGEEPVVSSSSQAASISV; from the coding sequence ATGAAGGTGGCAAAATTCGGGGGAACTTCTCTGGCGAATGCTGAGCAAATAAAAAAAGTATGCCAAATTGTTATGGCGGATCGGGATAGACGATTGATTGTTGTATCGGCACCTGGGAAACGGAACAAGGAAGACACGAAGGTTACTGATTTGTTAATTGCCTATGCGGAGCGATCTTTGGCTGGGGAACCGACAGAGGAAGCGAAACAAGCCATTTTCTTGCGCTATCGGGAGATTGTAGCAGATCTCGGGCTTTCTGCCGAGATCGGTCAAGCGATCGAAGCGGAGCTCGAGGAGGTTCTCGCAAACAAGGCGGGCTTGTCCACGGAAAGATTCATGGATGCAGTCAAAGCTGCCGGAGAGGATACATGCGCCAAGGTTGTTGCTCGTTATTTGCAGAGCTTGGGTGAGGTGGCGACCTACATCAATCCAAAGGATGCAGGAATGCTGGTTACGGATGAAGCAAGCAATGCGCATATTCTCCCTGAAGCGTATGCCAAATTGGCGACATTGCGAGAGCGGGAGGGAATCGTCATTTTCCCTGGCTTCTTCGGTTATTCGCGCGCCGGTGATCTTGTTACTTTTTCACGAGGTGGCTCGGATATTACGGGCTCGATTTTGGCTGCGGCAGTTGAGGCAGAAGTCTACGAGAATTTTACCGATGTGGACTCTGTTTATGTGGTCAATCCAAACCTCATTGCCAACCCGAAAAAAGTAACAGAGATTACGTACCGAGAGATGAGGGAGCTGTCCTATTCCGGTTTTAGTGTATTCCACGAGGAAGCGTTGATTCCCGCGTATCAAGCAGATATACCCGTATGCATCAAGAATACGAACAATCCTTCTGCACCTGGTACGATGATTGTGGCCGAGCGAGGAGCTGCTACAAACGGAGTGTCGGGGATTGCAAGTGACGGCGGCTTTTGCAGCATTTACGTCAGTAAGTATTTGATGAACCGCGAAATTGGTTTTGGTCGCAAGCTGCTACAAATTTTGGAGGAGGAAGAGCTTTCGTATGAGCATACCCCATCTGGGATTGATAACATTTCCGTTATTCTGCGCGAGCGTGATCTCACGGAAGAGAAGGAACAGCGGATTGTAGAGCGCATCCGCCGGGAGCTGTTCGCTGATGATGTCGCTGTTCAGCATAGTCTTGCGCTCGTCATGATTGTCGGGGAGGGCATGCGTCAATCTGTGGGGACAACGGCGAGAGCCACTACGGCTTTGGCTGCTGCGAAAATCAATTTGGAAATGATCAATCAGGGGTCATCGGAAGTAAGCATGATGTTTGGGGTGAAGGCCGAAGAGGCAGACCGTGCTGTGATTGCTTTGTATCAAGAGTTTTTTGGGGGAGAAGAACCGGTGGTTTCCTCATCGTCACAAGCCGCTTCTATCAGTGTGTAG
- a CDS encoding polysaccharide deacetylase family protein — MKKHILFFPLLLAVILAPSFNETANAIRGKNREYYETRGDIVWEVPTESKVIALTFDDGPDQVYTPQIAALLKQYQAKSTFFVVGNRVSEYPEIVKSLANDQHEIANHTYSHPDIRKLSAKRLLEEVQKTQETIYSATGVRPTLFRPPGGYYDETVVDTAKQAGFLVIMWSWHQDTRDWSDPGVKKIVNKVLNNARNGDIVLFHDYGGNRRQTVQALEQILPELKNRGYKFVTVSELLRGYGRAKQVDYP, encoded by the coding sequence ATGAAAAAGCATATCCTCTTTTTCCCCCTTTTGCTAGCTGTCATTCTGGCTCCTTCCTTCAACGAGACAGCCAATGCCATTCGGGGAAAAAATCGCGAGTATTACGAAACAAGAGGAGATATCGTTTGGGAAGTGCCGACAGAGAGCAAGGTGATTGCCCTTACCTTTGACGATGGTCCAGATCAGGTGTACACTCCTCAGATCGCAGCGCTTTTGAAGCAGTATCAAGCGAAATCCACCTTTTTTGTCGTAGGCAATCGTGTGAGCGAGTACCCGGAAATCGTCAAATCTCTCGCGAATGATCAACATGAGATTGCCAATCACACTTACAGTCATCCAGATATTCGAAAGCTGTCCGCGAAGCGACTGTTAGAAGAGGTGCAAAAAACGCAGGAGACGATTTATTCGGCAACAGGGGTTCGTCCCACCCTCTTTCGCCCTCCGGGGGGATATTATGACGAGACCGTGGTCGATACAGCCAAGCAAGCTGGTTTTCTCGTGATCATGTGGTCCTGGCATCAAGATACACGTGATTGGAGCGATCCCGGTGTAAAAAAAATCGTCAACAAGGTTTTGAACAACGCTCGGAATGGAGACATCGTGCTATTTCATGATTACGGAGGCAATCGAAGACAGACGGTACAAGCCCTCGAGCAAATATTGCCTGAACTGAAAAATAGAGGGTATAAATTCGTCACGGTCAGTGAATTGTTGAGAGGATATGGACGTGCGAAGCAGGTAGACTATCCTTAA
- a CDS encoding flotillin family protein — MLDPGVLTIVGVVVAVFLVLGIAFWARYKTVGADEAMIVTGSYLGSKNVLSDESGRKMKIVRGGGAFILPIFQQANFLSLLSHKLDVSTPEVYTEQGVPVMADGVAIIKVGGSIEDIATASEQFMGKSDEALRGEAQEVLEGYLRAILGSMTVEEIYKNRERFAQEVQAVATKDLKKMGLSVVSFTIKDVRDKNGYLAALGIPQIAAVKRDATISQADADKEARIKQAQAEEEARKAELLKETNIAEAEKEKELKVAAFKQEQDKAKASADQAYKLQEAVAKQQVTEEEMKVDLVRKQKEIELEEKEILRREKQYDAEVKKKADADRYSVEQAAEAEKAKKLREADAIKYRIEAEAKANAEQKRLEGLAIAEAERARGSAEAEVTRLKLEAEAEGKEKLAEAFEKFGHAAVLDIIAKMLPELAEKIAEPMKAIDKVTIVDAGGGQGDGVNRLSGNVTKLMAQLPEMLKDVSGLDMNKMIADFMKKDDTVPAKQQPVPVKVQVETDSILENETK, encoded by the coding sequence ATGTTAGATCCTGGCGTTTTGACCATAGTAGGTGTTGTCGTCGCAGTCTTTCTCGTGTTGGGTATTGCTTTTTGGGCCCGTTACAAAACAGTGGGTGCAGATGAAGCCATGATCGTGACGGGTAGCTATCTCGGCTCGAAAAACGTACTCAGTGACGAATCCGGGCGCAAAATGAAGATCGTCCGCGGAGGCGGCGCATTTATCCTCCCTATTTTTCAACAAGCAAACTTTCTGAGTCTTCTGTCTCATAAGCTGGACGTATCGACTCCTGAGGTGTACACCGAGCAGGGCGTTCCTGTCATGGCAGATGGCGTTGCAATCATCAAGGTAGGCGGCTCGATTGAAGATATCGCGACCGCATCCGAGCAATTTATGGGCAAGAGTGACGAGGCACTGCGCGGAGAAGCACAGGAAGTCCTCGAAGGCTATTTGCGGGCAATCCTCGGCAGTATGACGGTGGAGGAAATTTACAAAAACCGTGAGCGATTCGCACAAGAGGTGCAAGCTGTAGCAACAAAGGATTTGAAAAAAATGGGGCTGTCCGTTGTCAGCTTCACCATCAAGGATGTCCGGGACAAAAACGGCTATTTAGCTGCGCTTGGAATACCGCAAATCGCTGCAGTAAAACGCGATGCGACCATCTCACAGGCTGATGCGGACAAAGAAGCGCGGATCAAGCAGGCACAGGCAGAGGAAGAGGCACGCAAGGCAGAGCTGCTGAAGGAAACGAACATTGCCGAAGCTGAAAAGGAAAAAGAGCTGAAGGTAGCGGCGTTTAAGCAAGAGCAGGACAAAGCGAAGGCGAGTGCGGACCAAGCCTACAAGCTGCAAGAAGCTGTCGCCAAGCAGCAGGTGACAGAAGAAGAGATGAAGGTCGATCTCGTCCGCAAGCAGAAGGAAATTGAGCTGGAGGAAAAAGAAATTCTTCGCCGCGAAAAGCAATATGATGCGGAAGTGAAGAAAAAGGCCGACGCCGACCGCTACTCAGTGGAACAGGCGGCAGAAGCGGAAAAAGCGAAGAAGCTGAGAGAAGCAGACGCGATCAAGTACCGCATTGAAGCTGAGGCAAAAGCAAATGCCGAGCAGAAGCGTCTGGAAGGCTTGGCAATTGCCGAGGCTGAAAGAGCCCGTGGTAGCGCTGAGGCAGAAGTCACGCGACTCAAGCTCGAAGCCGAAGCAGAAGGGAAAGAGAAGCTGGCTGAAGCATTTGAAAAATTCGGTCATGCGGCTGTTCTCGATATTATTGCGAAAATGCTTCCTGAGCTGGCTGAGAAAATTGCCGAGCCGATGAAGGCGATCGACAAAGTAACGATCGTGGATGCGGGAGGCGGTCAGGGAGATGGCGTCAATCGTCTGAGTGGGAATGTTACGAAGCTGATGGCCCAACTTCCTGAGATGCTGAAAGACGTATCCGGATTGGATATGAACAAAATGATCGCAGATTTTATGAAAAAGGATGATACCGTGCCTGCGAAGCAACAGCCTGTACCCGTAAAAGTTCAGGTAGAGACGGATTCAATTTTGGAGAACGAAACCAAATAA
- a CDS encoding NfeD family protein: MGVLETVYIVCLVLGLLYTLISLLFGDALSDWLGHLHLPFAQPILLVSGMTAFGGAGYLLSRYTSLGAFVVLMLAAVIGIALALVSYFLWVKPMSHAENSTSYSMSQLGGKLGEVGTTIPAEGLGEVLLPMISGTTYHMAASLEGQVIPQGARVVVVEVRDHVLYVIPFYTESGEGDGK; encoded by the coding sequence GTGGGCGTACTTGAAACCGTCTACATAGTCTGCCTTGTACTTGGCCTACTCTACACGCTCATCTCACTGTTGTTTGGCGATGCGCTCTCGGATTGGCTGGGACATCTGCATCTGCCTTTTGCACAGCCTATTTTGTTGGTCAGCGGCATGACTGCCTTTGGCGGAGCGGGGTATCTGTTATCTCGGTACACTTCTCTCGGTGCGTTTGTCGTGTTGATGCTGGCAGCTGTCATTGGTATCGCTTTGGCTCTTGTTTCTTACTTCCTGTGGGTAAAGCCGATGAGCCATGCGGAAAATTCCACGAGCTATTCCATGAGTCAACTGGGAGGGAAGCTGGGCGAAGTCGGGACGACGATCCCGGCAGAAGGACTGGGAGAGGTACTGCTGCCGATGATTAGTGGAACCACGTACCATATGGCAGCGAGTCTTGAGGGCCAGGTTATCCCGCAAGGAGCCCGTGTCGTCGTAGTCGAGGTCCGTGACCATGTCTTGTATGTGATCCCCTTTTACACTGAATCTGGCGAAGGAGATGGGAAATGA
- a CDS encoding PLP-dependent aminotransferase family protein, with translation MEWKPDKDAGVPIYIQIAKELERQIVLGVLSPGTSLPPERVLARRFGVNRGTVSAAYEELRAKGILQSWQGSGTWVSRDLWGVKQMPNWYTYTNGGAFLPAYPLAKRIQDACFDSSIINLAKAELATTMIPSLIPTPPGEENGIRLELGYAHPKGEPRLREALAVHLQENYGIHASPDEILVTSGAQQALHLITLCLLNPGDAIAMEGPSYSYSLPLFSSAGLRLFRLPMDENGIVPEAVYELHREHRIRMVFVNPTYHNPTGTILSKARRSELLDICQELRLPLVEDDAYGALTLAGSPKPPKPIKAIDKTGAVLYVGSLSKTIAPGLRIGWLVGPRSVVERLADAKQQMDFGTSSVSQQFARRFVERKSWNNQQERMSRYLLEQQQTMVRAMHKHLSDYAVWNEPGGSYHIWCRLLAPRDEKELLDDAVREGVVFTPGSVYGAEAGWLRLTYSWECPANIEEGVRRIQKVLQQKKQ, from the coding sequence ATGGAATGGAAGCCAGACAAAGATGCGGGAGTTCCGATCTATATACAAATCGCCAAAGAGCTGGAACGACAGATTGTGCTAGGAGTGCTGTCCCCAGGTACATCTCTGCCGCCGGAAAGAGTGTTGGCACGACGCTTTGGCGTCAATCGTGGGACGGTATCGGCAGCGTACGAAGAATTGCGGGCAAAAGGTATTTTACAATCGTGGCAAGGGAGCGGGACTTGGGTCAGTCGTGATCTGTGGGGCGTCAAACAAATGCCAAACTGGTACACCTACACGAATGGCGGGGCATTCTTGCCAGCCTATCCACTCGCGAAACGCATTCAGGATGCGTGCTTCGATTCCTCGATCATCAATCTGGCAAAGGCAGAATTGGCAACGACGATGATCCCGTCTTTGATACCAACGCCGCCGGGGGAAGAAAACGGGATCAGGCTTGAGCTGGGCTACGCGCATCCAAAGGGGGAGCCGCGTCTGCGTGAGGCACTGGCTGTGCATCTGCAAGAAAACTACGGCATTCACGCTTCCCCCGATGAAATTTTGGTGACGTCAGGGGCGCAGCAGGCATTGCATCTCATTACACTATGTCTTTTGAATCCTGGAGATGCAATCGCAATGGAGGGACCCTCTTATTCGTATTCCTTGCCCTTATTTAGTTCAGCTGGCCTGCGTTTATTTCGCTTGCCGATGGATGAGAACGGAATTGTACCCGAGGCTGTCTACGAATTGCATCGGGAGCATCGCATTCGCATGGTTTTCGTGAACCCGACCTATCATAATCCAACCGGGACGATTTTAAGCAAGGCACGGCGATCTGAGCTGCTCGATATTTGTCAGGAGCTGCGCCTGCCACTCGTAGAGGACGATGCTTACGGGGCACTTACACTGGCTGGAAGCCCTAAACCGCCCAAGCCGATCAAAGCCATCGATAAGACGGGGGCTGTTCTGTACGTCGGGAGTCTTTCGAAAACGATTGCGCCAGGCTTGCGAATTGGCTGGCTGGTGGGACCAAGATCTGTCGTAGAAAGACTAGCCGATGCCAAGCAGCAAATGGATTTTGGCACGAGCAGCGTCTCCCAGCAATTCGCCCGGCGATTTGTTGAGCGAAAGAGCTGGAACAATCAGCAGGAGCGAATGTCTCGTTACTTGTTGGAGCAACAACAAACGATGGTACGCGCTATGCACAAGCATCTCTCCGATTACGCGGTATGGAATGAGCCGGGTGGCAGCTATCATATTTGGTGTCGGTTGCTTGCTCCCAGGGACGAAAAAGAATTGCTGGATGATGCGGTCAGAGAGGGCGTTGTTTTTACACCCGGCAGCGTCTATGGAGCGGAAGCGGGGTGGCTGCGCCTGACCTATTCGTGGGAGTGCCCGGCGAACATCGAGGAAGGAGTTCGACGCATCCAAAAAGTCCTTCAGCAGAAAAAGCAATAA
- a CDS encoding DMT family transporter — protein MSTQLPIEKQVLPKEQPITSDQLHTEKMGLLYGFIGVLSFSLTLPVTKMVVTVLSPLSAGLGRALVAAVLAALVLLLKRVPFPTWQETKKLFLVSAGVVAGFPFFSSWAMERVPATHGAVIIALLPLATAGAAIFFSGERPTRKYWISSVIACVTILAYAISSGFGALQWADLALLGAVISAAIGYAVGGELSKTMGGWQVISWSLIFAFPFLVVPLTGPLLTDLKQATWPVWLGFGYISVISMFLGFFAWYHGLAIGGVSKVSQIQYLQPFLSIIAAWLLLSEPLTLGAVLSAVIVVLAVAKGRKASVQQKA, from the coding sequence ATGAGCACACAGCTTCCTATCGAGAAGCAAGTCCTACCAAAAGAGCAGCCAATCACTTCTGACCAGCTGCATACAGAGAAAATGGGCTTGCTATATGGCTTCATCGGGGTGCTTAGCTTCAGCTTGACCTTGCCTGTAACGAAGATGGTTGTTACCGTACTCTCTCCCCTCTCGGCAGGGCTGGGACGAGCGTTGGTCGCGGCTGTACTGGCTGCTTTGGTGCTCCTACTAAAACGAGTTCCGTTTCCCACCTGGCAAGAGACCAAGAAACTGTTTCTCGTATCCGCCGGAGTAGTAGCAGGCTTCCCGTTTTTCTCGTCGTGGGCGATGGAAAGAGTACCCGCTACGCATGGCGCAGTCATCATCGCACTATTGCCATTGGCCACAGCTGGCGCAGCGATATTTTTTTCAGGAGAACGCCCCACCCGGAAGTATTGGATTTCCAGTGTGATCGCCTGTGTGACGATTCTCGCCTACGCGATCAGTTCTGGCTTTGGTGCCCTCCAATGGGCGGATCTCGCCTTGCTCGGGGCGGTCATCAGTGCGGCTATCGGATACGCTGTCGGCGGTGAGCTCTCCAAGACAATGGGTGGCTGGCAGGTCATCAGTTGGTCGTTGATCTTTGCCTTTCCTTTTCTCGTCGTTCCGCTCACAGGTCCTTTGCTCACTGACTTAAAACAAGCCACTTGGCCTGTCTGGCTCGGTTTTGGCTATATTAGCGTGATTAGTATGTTCCTCGGTTTTTTCGCGTGGTATCACGGCCTGGCAATCGGCGGCGTCTCCAAGGTCAGTCAAATTCAATACCTTCAACCCTTTTTATCAATCATCGCAGCCTGGCTCCTCCTGTCAGAGCCATTGACACTCGGTGCTGTTCTCTCCGCTGTCATTGTCGTGTTGGCTGTCGCAAAAGGAAGAAAAGCTTCCGTACAGCAAAAAGCGTAA
- a CDS encoding NUDIX domain-containing protein, with amino-acid sequence MSAIRLRVTVVVEHEGKVLLIREQTQRGIFYNLPGGIVEYLEAIPDAAKREVMEETGLLVEMERLIWIDDRIDQEGNGKHTVGVGVLAKLVGEETNPTPGGIVDEEIEWAGWVTLDEWKQLPNDHKTRPDQVKQVLSDPTYQPMYLGNMLSRAE; translated from the coding sequence ATGTCAGCGATTCGCTTGAGAGTCACCGTAGTAGTTGAACACGAAGGGAAAGTCCTCCTCATCCGTGAGCAGACACAACGAGGCATCTTTTACAACCTGCCAGGGGGAATCGTAGAATATTTAGAGGCGATTCCAGACGCGGCGAAAAGAGAAGTGATGGAAGAGACCGGACTCCTCGTGGAGATGGAGCGATTGATCTGGATAGACGATCGGATCGATCAGGAAGGGAACGGAAAGCATACAGTCGGAGTAGGAGTTCTGGCGAAGCTCGTCGGTGAAGAGACAAACCCAACGCCAGGTGGTATTGTCGATGAAGAGATCGAATGGGCAGGCTGGGTCACGCTAGACGAGTGGAAACAACTGCCGAACGACCACAAAACACGCCCGGATCAAGTCAAGCAAGTCTTGTCTGATCCCACTTATCAACCGATGTACTTGGGAAATATGCTGAGCCGGGCAGAATAA
- a CDS encoding suppressor of fused domain protein, which produces MIVVKQLMDHCHRFFGSQGDLYQSEDADILVAVYPATRKRGWWTYATLELHKMGATEYLAYSYQFEQRMITHLARIAAQVIRQWESQSTRLESGSVFSLGDTIVEKSVLNHMVLTPAYYEEAGLEYYTNGKDVIRFMMLHAIADSEAKFLEQYGLIALQEWLAHSGVDSLNVTRTPAI; this is translated from the coding sequence ATGATAGTGGTAAAGCAATTAATGGATCATTGCCACCGCTTTTTTGGGAGTCAAGGCGATCTGTATCAATCCGAGGATGCGGATATCCTGGTTGCCGTCTATCCGGCTACGCGCAAGCGAGGATGGTGGACGTACGCCACACTTGAGCTGCACAAGATGGGGGCTACAGAGTACCTCGCCTATTCCTATCAGTTTGAGCAGAGAATGATCACACATTTGGCAAGAATAGCAGCCCAGGTAATTCGTCAGTGGGAGAGTCAATCTACCCGCTTGGAGTCTGGAAGCGTCTTTTCGCTTGGGGATACAATCGTGGAAAAATCGGTTTTGAATCATATGGTACTGACCCCTGCCTATTATGAAGAGGCTGGACTTGAATATTATACAAACGGCAAGGACGTAATCAGGTTCATGATGCTTCATGCCATCGCGGATTCTGAAGCAAAGTTTTTGGAACAATATGGACTTATAGCATTACAGGAATGGTTAGCGCACTCCGGTGTCGATTCCCTGAATGTTACGCGTACGCCTGCCATCTGA
- a CDS encoding ABC transporter permease — MNIVNQLTLRYMKKNKSRTLVTIIGVVISVAMLTAVFSISSSFMDMMQRNAITYSGKWQAAFLNVTGEDVAVITNTEAIERYDIDQKLGFARLSNSPNSVKPYLYITGHSNHDVVGVSLIDGRLPQNENELALSSEYLRTAGVSLKVGDVVTLNFGDRSLNVDGQSETLGDNDVYQSKEVFTPTKTKTYTITGIVQAPAKEQEVMAAYRAFSGLSEGDLEEGSPYTVSVEYKDFKGLGNDIYETSDAIASKVSGVKDQVKSNGVKIKYNRDLLLYSGISNDSHFLNTMYLAVLSVGIIILIGSVSLIYNAFAISLSERSRTLGMLSSVGATKQQKRASVFFEAAVIGVIAIPAGLFFGSIGIGVTLHLLSPFIQKMLFVSEPIRLVIEPYSMIAVVLFSILTLLISAWLPAVRASKITPITAIRQTKDIEIKGKDVRTSNMTRKLFGFEAELGLKNLKRNKHHYRSTVFSLAISVILYLAASSFSLYMDKSYNMAQAPLPYDLSVNARGADLERVRSLTNELMSVKNATTKVKTQLIGADLILNENEVTTDISSRHTLNPDGKYFMSADIVSLDEASFAAYLQSAGIDAKKLEGDEISAILVNRFTLKEEHNFTDISQLTVQEGSELPLTLNEGAKVRIASITDKHPPFMLRYQEYAFTVTFVVSERDFDKFRERGNAMLSEQVTSEVQFTTEQSAALENEINPIINKYPDVHVYTNNLIEERKDAMNRATVTSVFLYGFVVLIGLICMANIINTISTGMALRKREFAMLASIGMTPKGMKKMLRFEGFFYGMKSLIYGLPISLCVMFFIYKSFSRNFEFAFTVPWADLIIAGLGVFFIVGTTIFYANRKYKEYSIVNSLKNENI, encoded by the coding sequence ATGAATATCGTAAATCAGCTCACCTTACGTTATATGAAGAAGAATAAGAGCCGTACCCTTGTGACAATCATTGGGGTTGTCATTTCAGTCGCAATGCTTACAGCAGTATTTTCGATTAGTAGTTCTTTCATGGATATGATGCAAAGAAACGCGATTACCTACTCTGGTAAATGGCAGGCAGCTTTTCTCAATGTTACAGGAGAAGATGTTGCGGTTATTACAAATACGGAAGCCATTGAAAGATACGATATTGACCAGAAGCTCGGATTTGCACGACTTTCTAACTCTCCAAACAGCGTGAAGCCCTATTTGTATATTACGGGACACAGTAATCACGATGTCGTAGGGGTGAGCCTAATTGATGGGCGGTTGCCTCAGAATGAAAATGAACTGGCACTTTCATCGGAGTATCTTCGAACCGCAGGTGTAAGCTTGAAGGTTGGAGATGTAGTCACTTTAAATTTTGGTGATCGTAGCTTGAATGTAGATGGGCAGAGCGAGACGTTGGGCGACAATGATGTCTACCAATCAAAGGAAGTCTTTACGCCTACAAAGACGAAAACATACACGATTACCGGGATTGTTCAAGCACCAGCTAAAGAGCAGGAAGTAATGGCTGCATACCGTGCATTTAGCGGTCTTTCCGAAGGTGATTTAGAGGAGGGTTCTCCCTACACGGTAAGCGTTGAATATAAGGATTTTAAAGGTTTAGGGAATGACATTTACGAAACGAGTGACGCGATTGCTAGTAAGGTAAGCGGAGTAAAGGATCAAGTTAAATCGAATGGAGTAAAAATCAAGTACAATCGGGACCTGTTGCTTTATTCCGGGATTTCGAACGATTCCCACTTTCTTAACACGATGTACCTAGCAGTTCTTTCCGTTGGAATTATCATTTTGATTGGATCTGTCTCACTCATCTACAACGCGTTTGCGATCTCGCTTTCAGAGCGTAGTCGCACTTTAGGAATGTTATCTAGCGTAGGGGCAACCAAACAACAAAAAAGGGCTTCCGTATTTTTTGAAGCTGCTGTGATCGGGGTCATAGCGATTCCAGCTGGGTTGTTTTTTGGGTCCATTGGCATTGGGGTTACTCTCCATTTGCTCAGTCCATTCATTCAAAAAATGCTTTTTGTTAGTGAACCGATACGATTGGTGATAGAGCCGTACAGTATGATTGCGGTCGTTTTGTTTTCCATTTTGACATTGCTCATTTCTGCATGGTTACCAGCAGTGAGGGCATCGAAAATTACACCGATAACTGCGATCCGCCAGACCAAGGATATCGAGATAAAAGGAAAAGATGTTCGTACATCCAATATGACCCGGAAGTTGTTTGGATTTGAAGCGGAACTAGGATTGAAAAATCTGAAAAGGAATAAACATCACTATCGCTCAACTGTCTTTTCTCTTGCGATCAGTGTAATCCTGTACCTAGCAGCTTCTTCTTTTTCGTTGTATATGGATAAGTCCTATAATATGGCACAAGCACCGCTACCATATGATTTGTCAGTAAACGCAAGGGGAGCCGATCTGGAAAGAGTAAGGTCATTAACAAATGAATTGATGTCCGTCAAGAACGCAACAACAAAAGTGAAGACCCAACTTATCGGTGCTGATCTAATCCTCAACGAAAACGAGGTTACCACAGACATCTCCAGTCGCCATACTCTTAATCCTGATGGGAAATACTTCATGTCTGCAGACATTGTTTCTCTTGATGAGGCCTCTTTTGCAGCGTACCTGCAATCCGCGGGGATTGATGCAAAGAAATTGGAAGGTGACGAGATTTCTGCAATACTTGTCAATCGGTTCACCTTGAAAGAAGAACATAATTTTACAGATATCTCTCAACTAACAGTCCAAGAGGGATCAGAACTACCTCTCACTTTGAATGAAGGAGCTAAAGTCCGAATTGCTTCTATCACGGATAAACATCCACCTTTTATGCTACGATACCAGGAATATGCTTTTACGGTTACATTTGTTGTTTCTGAACGAGACTTTGACAAGTTCCGAGAACGAGGTAACGCTATGCTGTCTGAGCAAGTTACCAGCGAAGTTCAATTTACAACAGAGCAGTCTGCGGCATTGGAAAATGAAATAAACCCGATTATTAACAAATATCCAGATGTACATGTCTATACGAACAATCTGATTGAGGAGCGTAAGGATGCAATGAATCGCGCCACAGTCACATCCGTATTCCTTTATGGGTTTGTAGTTCTCATCGGACTCATTTGTATGGCAAATATTATCAACACGATTTCGACAGGGATGGCCTTGAGAAAACGTGAATTTGCGATGTTGGCTTCCATTGGTATGACGCCAAAGGGCATGAAGAAAATGCTACGCTTCGAAGGATTCTTTTATGGAATGAAGTCGCTTATTTACGGTTTACCGATTAGTTTATGCGTAATGTTTTTCATCTACAAAAGCTTTAGCCGTAATTTTGAATTCGCTTTTACGGTGCCTTGGGCGGATCTTATCATTGCAGGGCTTGGTGTGTTTTTTATTGTGGGGACGACGATCTTTTATGCAAATAGAAAATATAAAGAATACAGTATCGTTAACTCGTTGAAGAACGAAAACATTTGA